A genomic region of Dickeya solani IPO 2222 contains the following coding sequences:
- a CDS encoding putative FMN-dependent luciferase-like monooxygenase — translation MTQKRLGFFTRLLDDVPAGQRYRLAAEQIIKAEQLGFDSAWVAQHHFHADEGGLPSPLVFLAQVAAQTRRIRLGTGVITLPMEQPLRVAEDTAVLDLLSQGRLEVGIGSGGTPSSFTAFGHNSEQRGEILGRYLAQVRAAWAGEPLSADGNQLYPTAPHLNRRVWQATFSVEGAIRAGQAGDGLMLSRTQPRPDGFPDATLADLQNPMIDAYLDALPPGVTPRIMGSRSVFVADDRALALQLAQTGLQRSAARLAQLGRPARNGSVEELIASFDSHVGMPDEVIASLQADSSLARTTDLAFQVHSIDPPHAHILRSLELIAARVAPALGWSPATDKQASPAGQEVA, via the coding sequence ATGACTCAAAAACGTCTGGGGTTTTTCACCCGTCTGTTGGATGACGTGCCCGCCGGGCAGCGTTACCGGCTGGCCGCCGAGCAAATCATCAAAGCCGAGCAACTGGGCTTCGACAGCGCCTGGGTGGCGCAGCATCACTTTCACGCCGACGAAGGCGGCCTGCCGTCGCCGCTGGTGTTTCTGGCGCAGGTCGCGGCGCAGACCCGGCGTATCCGGCTTGGCACCGGGGTGATCACCCTGCCGATGGAACAACCGCTGCGGGTGGCGGAAGACACCGCCGTACTCGACCTGCTCAGCCAGGGCCGGCTGGAAGTGGGGATTGGCTCCGGCGGTACGCCGTCGTCGTTCACCGCCTTCGGCCACAACAGCGAACAGCGCGGCGAGATTCTGGGCCGCTATCTGGCGCAGGTGCGCGCCGCCTGGGCGGGCGAACCGCTGAGTGCCGACGGCAACCAGCTCTACCCGACCGCGCCGCACCTCAACCGCCGCGTGTGGCAAGCCACCTTCTCGGTGGAAGGCGCCATCCGCGCCGGTCAGGCGGGCGACGGGCTGATGTTGTCCCGCACCCAGCCGCGCCCGGACGGTTTCCCTGACGCCACGCTGGCCGACCTGCAAAACCCGATGATCGATGCCTATCTGGACGCACTGCCGCCCGGCGTGACGCCGCGCATCATGGGTTCACGCAGCGTGTTTGTGGCCGACGACCGGGCGCTGGCGCTGCAACTGGCGCAAACCGGGCTGCAACGCTCCGCCGCCCGGCTGGCTCAGTTGGGCCGCCCGGCACGCAACGGCTCGGTGGAAGAACTGATCGCGTCGTTTGACAGCCATGTCGGCATGCCGGACGAGGTCATCGCCTCGCTGCAGGCCGACAGTTCACTGGCACGGACCACCGATCTGGCGTTTCAGGTGCACTCCATCGACCCGCCGCACGCCCACATTCTGCGCTCGCTGGAACTGATCGCCGCCCGGGTGGCGCCCGCACTGGGCTGGTCGCCCGCTACAGATAAACAAGCCAGCCCGGCCGGGCAGGAGGTTGCATGA
- a CDS encoding DUF3861 domain-containing protein, with protein MPYHYRITLENITDNRDDAPQNRALTFDVINHDDILEIIEKVRSKGILPDSEVAAFCTGLKLFSEVMMTHRKEALFQELAPAFRDFMLRLKRGETA; from the coding sequence ATGCCTTATCACTATCGTATCACGCTGGAAAATATCACCGATAATCGCGACGACGCGCCGCAAAATCGTGCACTGACGTTTGACGTCATCAATCATGACGATATTCTGGAAATTATTGAGAAAGTTCGGTCAAAGGGGATTTTGCCGGACTCGGAGGTCGCCGCGTTCTGCACCGGACTGAAGCTGTTTAGCGAGGTCATGATGACTCATCGCAAAGAGGCGCTGTTCCAGGAACTGGCTCCCGCATTTCGGGACTTTATGCTGCGGCTGAAACGGGGGGAGACGGCCTGA
- a CDS encoding alkylhydroperoxidase domain protein, translating into MTQSTSDILDTLAEIALDSPLAQARATRDAATRHAQGSYEALFSHTESGGLPLALRFFIAEKVSGWHQNTRLQHFYAQRLADFPAPTPDAALDRALEHAERLTHQPVAAQPEQLQALQQAGWTEDDIVTLSQLVAFVSFQSRLLHGYRLLAGRAEDPALSAPAAVAGRWHTQPQTHSGKTAPDAFTQAELGWEPWLPAKPLAAFTTDEQAILARFGHTDSDYFRLLGRNLPVLEQRTLTDKGIFYTSGGLPRKDRELAAAVVSKVNGCIYCASVHARKASQLSKQHDAVQHLLDVPPGGDLAAGQDARWQTIITFAARLSTTPSQTNAQDLARLREQGLDTLEILDLIQSTAFFAWANRLMLTLGEPFWPPR; encoded by the coding sequence ATGACACAGTCAACATCCGACATATTGGATACGCTGGCGGAGATCGCCCTGGACTCACCGCTGGCGCAAGCCAGAGCCACCCGCGATGCCGCCACCCGTCACGCACAGGGCAGTTATGAGGCGCTGTTCAGCCACACAGAGAGCGGCGGCCTGCCGTTGGCGCTGCGCTTTTTCATCGCCGAAAAGGTCAGCGGCTGGCATCAAAACACGCGGTTACAGCACTTTTACGCCCAACGGCTGGCGGACTTTCCGGCCCCAACGCCCGATGCGGCGCTGGACCGGGCGCTGGAACATGCCGAACGCCTGACCCACCAGCCGGTGGCGGCGCAACCGGAGCAACTGCAGGCGCTGCAACAGGCCGGCTGGACGGAGGATGATATCGTCACTCTGTCGCAGTTAGTGGCGTTTGTCAGTTTTCAAAGCCGGTTGCTGCACGGTTACCGGCTGCTGGCCGGTCGCGCCGAAGACCCGGCGCTCTCCGCGCCCGCTGCCGTCGCCGGTCGCTGGCACACCCAGCCGCAGACCCACAGCGGCAAAACCGCCCCGGATGCGTTTACGCAGGCCGAACTGGGCTGGGAACCGTGGCTCCCCGCCAAACCGCTGGCGGCATTCACCACCGACGAACAGGCGATTCTGGCGCGTTTCGGCCATACCGATTCCGACTATTTCCGCCTGCTGGGCCGTAACCTGCCGGTGCTGGAACAACGCACCCTCACCGACAAGGGGATTTTCTATACATCCGGCGGCCTGCCGCGCAAAGACCGGGAACTGGCCGCCGCGGTGGTCAGCAAGGTCAATGGCTGTATTTATTGCGCCTCGGTGCATGCCCGCAAAGCCAGCCAGTTGTCGAAACAGCACGATGCAGTACAACACCTGCTCGACGTGCCGCCGGGCGGTGATCTCGCCGCCGGGCAGGATGCGCGCTGGCAGACGATCATCACCTTCGCCGCCCGGCTGTCCACCACGCCGTCGCAGACCAACGCGCAGGATCTGGCGCGGCTGCGCGAACAGGGACTGGACACGCTGGAGATTCTCGACCTGATTCAGTCCACCGCGTTCTTCGCCTGGGCCAACCGGCTGATGCTGACGCTGGGCGAACCGTTCTGGCCGCCGCGGTAA
- a CDS encoding ABC transporter permease, with protein MRITYLATRLGQALLVLWAAFTLSFMLLQALPGDAVLIKFMSPELGLSASQIAELRLAYGADVPLLTQYAASLSRLLHGDFGLSLQAGLPVSDLLATNLPPTLLLAVLGFGAALLLAFALAFLSALTPFAWLRQLFQSVPSLLISIPTFWLGIVLIQVFSFRLGWISVINPGEWEGLVLPVLTLSVPIAAPIAQVLMRSIDQVLAQPFVAVARAKGLSRRGVLWRHVARNAMLPALTLAGLLLGELIAGALITETVFGRSGLGQLTQEAVNTQDASVLQAIVLVSATAFVTVNLLVDLLYPWLDPRLKTASEV; from the coding sequence GTGCGGATAACCTATCTGGCGACGCGCCTCGGACAGGCACTGCTGGTGCTGTGGGCGGCATTTACCCTGTCGTTCATGCTGCTACAGGCGCTGCCGGGCGATGCGGTGCTGATCAAATTCATGAGCCCGGAGCTGGGGTTAAGCGCCAGCCAGATAGCCGAACTGCGGCTGGCCTACGGCGCCGATGTGCCGTTGCTGACCCAGTACGCGGCATCGCTGTCGCGCCTGTTGCACGGCGATTTCGGGCTGTCGCTGCAGGCTGGTTTGCCGGTCAGCGACCTGCTGGCCACCAATCTGCCGCCGACATTGCTGCTGGCGGTGTTGGGGTTTGGCGCAGCGTTGCTGCTGGCGTTCGCGCTGGCGTTCCTCTCGGCGCTGACCCCGTTCGCCTGGCTGCGTCAGCTGTTTCAGTCGGTGCCGTCGCTGCTGATTTCCATCCCTACCTTCTGGCTCGGCATCGTGCTGATTCAGGTGTTTTCCTTTCGGCTGGGATGGATTTCGGTGATCAACCCCGGTGAGTGGGAAGGGCTGGTTCTGCCGGTGCTGACGCTCTCGGTGCCAATTGCCGCCCCCATCGCCCAGGTGCTGATGCGCAGCATCGATCAGGTACTGGCGCAGCCGTTCGTGGCGGTGGCGCGGGCCAAGGGCCTGAGCCGCCGCGGCGTGCTGTGGCGCCACGTGGCGCGCAACGCCATGCTGCCGGCGCTGACGCTGGCGGGCCTGCTGCTGGGCGAGCTGATCGCCGGGGCGCTGATTACCGAAACCGTGTTCGGCCGCAGCGGGCTGGGCCAGTTGACGCAGGAAGCGGTCAACACCCAGGACGCCAGCGTGTTGCAAGCCATCGTGCTGGTTTCCGCGACGGCGTTCGTGACGGTCAACCTGCTGGTCGACCTGCTCTACCCATGGCTTGATCCGCGCCTGAAAACCGCGTCGGAGGTGTGA
- a CDS encoding MarR family winged helix-turn-helix transcriptional regulator: protein MRDTLDAQTFELLGELIHGFKQRLLESDALTQTGLAPFQARTLGLIAHHPGQSQHFLAQYMGRDKAQIARLLKDLETLGLITRQPSPTDRRVQVVSLTEKGEDTHRRFADARTGLLQRAFADVTPEERRQFVQVLQKMKANLTTPE, encoded by the coding sequence ATGCGTGACACCCTTGATGCCCAGACCTTCGAGTTGCTGGGAGAATTGATCCACGGTTTTAAACAGCGTCTGCTGGAGAGCGACGCGCTGACGCAGACGGGCCTCGCCCCGTTTCAGGCGCGCACGCTTGGGCTGATCGCCCACCATCCCGGCCAAAGCCAGCATTTTCTGGCGCAGTACATGGGGCGGGACAAGGCGCAGATTGCCCGTCTGCTGAAAGATCTGGAAACGCTGGGGCTGATCACCCGCCAGCCCTCGCCGACCGACCGGCGGGTGCAGGTGGTGTCGTTGACGGAAAAAGGCGAAGACACGCATCGCCGTTTCGCCGATGCGCGCACCGGCCTGTTGCAGCGCGCCTTTGCCGACGTGACGCCGGAAGAACGCCGCCAGTTCGTGCAGGTATTGCAGAAAATGAAGGCCAACCTGACGACGCCGGAATAA
- the glk gene encoding glucokinase has product MHQYALVGDVGGTNARLALCELANGHLSHSKQYAVQQHDSLEAAIRLFLAEHADLTIKEACIAIACPVTDDWVEMTNHHWAFSIDAMRQNLGFERLDVINDFTAVSMAIPVLTPEDVIQLGGADAVAGKPVAVYGAGTGLGVAHLLPVDGTWLSLPGEGGHVDFAPNSEEEDILLQVLRQELGHVSAERVLSGPGLVNIYRAIVKADDRVPEALTPQVVSERALAHSDVDCLRALSLFCVLMGRFGGNLALTLGTFGGVYIAGGIVPRFLEFFRNSGFRGAFEDKGRFRDYLADIPVFMITHPQPGLLGAGAYLRQALGQTL; this is encoded by the coding sequence ATGCATCAGTATGCGCTGGTAGGTGATGTCGGTGGCACCAACGCACGTCTTGCCCTTTGCGAACTGGCGAATGGGCATCTGTCACACAGTAAGCAGTACGCGGTTCAGCAGCATGACAGCCTGGAAGCGGCGATTCGTCTGTTTCTGGCGGAACACGCGGATCTCACCATCAAAGAAGCCTGTATTGCCATTGCCTGCCCGGTGACCGACGACTGGGTGGAGATGACCAATCATCACTGGGCGTTCTCCATTGACGCCATGCGGCAGAACCTGGGGTTTGAGCGTCTGGACGTGATCAACGATTTTACCGCCGTCAGCATGGCGATTCCGGTGCTGACGCCGGAGGATGTGATTCAACTGGGCGGCGCCGACGCGGTCGCCGGTAAGCCGGTGGCGGTGTACGGCGCCGGAACCGGGCTCGGCGTGGCGCACCTGCTGCCGGTGGACGGCACGTGGCTGAGCCTGCCGGGCGAGGGTGGTCATGTGGATTTCGCGCCCAACAGCGAAGAAGAGGACATCCTGCTACAGGTGCTGCGTCAGGAGCTGGGGCACGTCTCCGCCGAGCGCGTGCTGTCCGGGCCGGGGCTGGTGAATATTTACCGGGCGATCGTCAAGGCGGACGACCGGGTGCCGGAAGCGCTGACCCCGCAGGTGGTGTCTGAACGGGCGCTGGCGCACAGCGATGTTGACTGTCTGCGCGCGCTGTCGCTGTTTTGCGTGCTGATGGGGCGCTTTGGCGGCAATCTGGCGCTGACGCTCGGCACCTTCGGCGGCGTCTACATCGCCGGCGGTATCGTGCCGCGTTTTCTGGAATTCTTCCGCAACTCCGGTTTTCGCGGCGCTTTTGAAGACAAAGGCCGTTTCCGCGACTACCTCGCCGACATTCCGGTGTTCATGATCACCCACCCGCAGCCGGGGCTGCTGGGCGCCGGCGCGTACCTGCGTCAGGCGCTGGGCCAGACCCTGTAA
- a CDS encoding GNAT family N-acetyltransferase → MSAQWEKKDYQVSTDLQRLDLDIIHGYLTTSSWAAGIDRETVALSVANSLCFGLYHQARQIGFARMVTDFATFGYLCDVFVLPAHQGTGLGRFLVECTVNHPRLQRLRRQLLLTSTAPWLYQKVGYEPVNRQDYAWTFVRKDIYNTDVYNTDVYNTDVYNTDVYNTGAVS, encoded by the coding sequence GTGTCAGCACAATGGGAGAAAAAAGACTACCAGGTATCGACGGATCTGCAGCGGCTTGACCTGGACATCATTCATGGCTATCTCACCACCTCCAGCTGGGCGGCGGGTATCGACCGGGAAACGGTCGCGCTGTCCGTCGCCAATAGCCTGTGTTTCGGGCTGTATCATCAGGCGCGCCAGATTGGTTTTGCCCGCATGGTGACCGATTTCGCCACCTTCGGGTATCTGTGCGATGTGTTTGTGTTGCCCGCGCATCAGGGCACCGGGCTGGGCCGTTTTCTGGTGGAATGTACGGTAAACCACCCGCGCTTGCAGCGCCTGCGCCGTCAGTTGCTGCTCACCTCTACCGCGCCGTGGCTGTATCAGAAAGTGGGATACGAGCCCGTCAACCGTCAGGATTATGCCTGGACGTTTGTTCGTAAGGACATCTACAACACCGATGTCTACAACACCGATGTTTACAACACCGATGTCTACAACACAGACGTCTACAACACCGGGGCGGTGTCCTGA
- a CDS encoding LysR family transcriptional regulator — MNISNISLRQLRIFLAVAEHHGFSRAGNMISLTQSAMSHSIGDLESELGIRLFERTTREVLLTQEGAELSEALRRVLGELETTLCTAQSRAERRRGLVHVATSPTISAGIMPDCIMQIAENYPQVNLIIHDCVQQQAMQMVVDGEVDFGVVIESSVPSDLYTETFMEEPFCLVLPESHPVARLNRVTWCDLQNQELVLLDYASGSRRLIDNALIRHGVTPHVIQELGHVTTIFRILQSGIGVSVIPQLALSSLECSGLAVRQLWPIENRRLQLVRRRNRSLSTAATAVWTLVQKLCQA; from the coding sequence ATGAATATTTCAAATATATCGTTAAGACAGTTACGCATTTTTTTAGCCGTTGCAGAGCATCATGGCTTTAGCCGTGCTGGCAACATGATTTCCCTGACTCAGTCTGCTATGAGTCACAGTATCGGTGATCTGGAAAGTGAGTTGGGGATCCGGTTATTTGAGCGCACGACCCGGGAGGTTTTGTTAACGCAAGAGGGGGCTGAGTTGTCAGAAGCACTCCGTCGTGTGCTGGGTGAACTGGAAACGACACTCTGTACTGCTCAAAGCCGGGCGGAGCGACGACGTGGGTTGGTGCACGTAGCGACCAGTCCGACGATTTCGGCAGGGATCATGCCTGACTGTATCATGCAGATTGCTGAAAATTACCCGCAGGTCAATCTGATCATCCATGATTGTGTACAGCAGCAGGCTATGCAGATGGTTGTGGATGGCGAGGTAGATTTTGGTGTGGTTATCGAATCTTCAGTACCGTCTGACCTGTATACGGAAACGTTTATGGAGGAGCCTTTCTGTCTGGTATTGCCCGAGAGTCACCCGGTTGCACGGCTAAACCGAGTGACATGGTGTGATTTGCAGAACCAGGAACTGGTATTGCTTGATTATGCTTCAGGTAGCCGCCGCTTAATCGATAACGCATTGATTCGTCATGGCGTTACACCTCATGTCATTCAGGAACTTGGGCATGTCACCACCATTTTTCGCATTTTACAGTCGGGTATCGGGGTGTCGGTCATCCCGCAGCTGGCGTTATCTTCCCTTGAATGCTCTGGTCTGGCCGTACGTCAATTATGGCCAATAGAGAACCGACGATTGCAATTGGTACGCCGCCGCAATCGTTCGCTTTCCACCGCCGCTACCGCAGTCTGGACGTTAGTTCAGAAACTTTGTCAGGCCTAG
- a CDS encoding dipeptide ABC transporter ATP-binding protein — translation MSLPLSLQSSTTTPVLELEDVAIAYRDDDGERTVVEGVSFAIQPGEVVALVGESGSGKTTTAQAVIGLLADNGRLTRGAIRLNGADISRWSQPRLDSIRGRVVSLVPQDPGSSLNPVKTIGEQVDEILWLHQKADRSSLRRQTLALLTRVGLTEPELRASQYPHELSGGMKQRVLIAIAIALKPALIIADEPTSALDVTVQKRILDLLDELRRENGTAILFVTHDLAVAAERADRLLVFQKGYIQEQGPTQQVLSAPQSQYARTLLANIPSLAPARRPSRAADQPAASGQPIFSQPISCKPIVQVEQLVQEFPLTGNRKQPFRAVNAVSFSVAPGTTHAIVGESGSGKTTTARMILGFQRPTAGRILIDGTDITRLRGEALRQFRQTIQLVYQNPFSSLDPSQRLFDIVEEPLRNFNRYARAERANRVHEIFERVALPASLLQRRPAELSGGQRQRVAIARALVLAPKVLVLDEAVSALDVTVQAQILRLLEELQASLGLTYLFISHDLAVVRQIADTVSVLYHGKQVESGPVEQIFAQPAERYTRELIDAIPGQRHVS, via the coding sequence ATGAGCCTACCGCTGAGTTTGCAAAGCAGCACGACAACACCGGTGCTGGAACTGGAAGACGTCGCCATCGCCTACCGCGACGACGACGGCGAACGCACGGTGGTGGAAGGCGTGTCCTTCGCCATCCAGCCCGGCGAAGTGGTAGCGCTGGTGGGCGAATCCGGTTCCGGCAAAACCACCACCGCGCAGGCGGTGATCGGCCTGCTGGCGGACAACGGCCGCCTGACGCGCGGGGCGATCCGCCTTAACGGCGCCGATATCAGCCGCTGGTCGCAACCGCGGCTGGACAGTATTCGCGGCCGCGTGGTGAGCCTGGTGCCGCAGGACCCCGGCAGCTCGCTCAATCCGGTGAAAACCATCGGCGAGCAGGTGGATGAAATTCTGTGGCTGCACCAGAAAGCCGACCGTAGCAGCCTGCGCCGGCAAACGCTGGCGCTGCTGACGCGCGTCGGGCTGACCGAGCCGGAACTACGCGCGAGCCAGTACCCGCACGAGCTCTCCGGCGGCATGAAACAGCGGGTGTTGATCGCCATCGCCATCGCGCTGAAACCGGCGCTGATCATCGCCGACGAACCGACCAGCGCGCTGGACGTCACGGTGCAAAAACGCATTCTTGACCTGCTGGACGAACTGCGCCGGGAAAACGGCACCGCCATTCTGTTCGTCACCCACGATCTGGCGGTCGCCGCCGAGCGCGCCGACCGCCTGCTGGTATTCCAGAAAGGCTACATTCAGGAGCAGGGGCCGACCCAACAGGTGCTGAGCGCGCCGCAAAGCCAGTACGCCCGCACCCTGCTGGCGAACATCCCGTCGCTGGCCCCGGCCCGCCGTCCGTCACGCGCCGCTGATCAACCTGCCGCCTCCGGTCAACCGATTTTCAGTCAACCCATTTCCTGTAAACCCATCGTGCAGGTGGAACAGTTGGTGCAGGAATTCCCGCTGACGGGCAACCGCAAGCAGCCGTTCCGGGCGGTGAACGCGGTGTCGTTCAGCGTGGCGCCCGGCACCACCCACGCCATTGTCGGCGAGTCGGGTTCCGGCAAAACCACCACCGCGCGCATGATTCTTGGTTTCCAGCGCCCGACCGCCGGCCGCATCCTGATCGACGGCACCGACATTACCCGGCTGCGCGGCGAAGCGCTGCGTCAGTTCCGCCAGACCATTCAGTTGGTTTATCAAAATCCGTTCAGCTCGCTCGACCCGTCGCAACGGTTGTTCGACATCGTGGAAGAGCCGCTGCGCAATTTTAACCGCTACGCCCGGGCAGAACGGGCCAACCGGGTACACGAGATATTCGAGCGGGTGGCGCTGCCCGCGTCGCTGCTGCAACGCCGACCGGCGGAACTGTCCGGCGGCCAGCGCCAGCGGGTCGCCATCGCCCGCGCGCTGGTGCTGGCGCCGAAAGTGCTGGTGCTGGACGAAGCCGTCTCGGCGCTGGATGTCACGGTACAAGCCCAGATACTGCGCTTGCTGGAGGAACTGCAAGCGTCGCTGGGGCTGACCTATCTGTTCATTTCCCACGATCTCGCCGTGGTGCGGCAGATAGCCGATACCGTTTCCGTGCTGTATCACGGCAAACAGGTGGAATCCGGGCCGGTAGAGCAAATTTTTGCCCAGCCGGCCGAGCGCTATACCCGGGAACTGATCGACGCGATTCCCGGTCAGCGCCACGTCTCTTAA
- a CDS encoding ABC transporter permease codes for MASIQLEKIAFPLLRKTPRLRRYAAQPGLMLAWLVVLTVTLWALFPGLFTHASPIEGVPGAQRLAPGGGYLLGTDQLGRDLYTRIVYGSAHSLSGAVIAVSLGLVFGSLLGLLAGAVGGRLDTLVMRSVDVLLAIPGLLLALSVIILLGFGNLNAAIAVGVTSVANFTRLVRAEVLRVRRSDYVEAAFGSGGTFFGVLWRHILPNSLTSVLAFAALQFGSAILALATLSFLGYGAPPPTPEWGLLIAEGRNYLATAWWLTTFPGLLVVAVVLATNRISQSIRRSTR; via the coding sequence ATGGCGAGCATTCAACTGGAAAAAATCGCTTTTCCGCTGCTGCGCAAGACGCCGCGCCTGCGCCGTTACGCCGCGCAACCCGGTCTGATGCTCGCCTGGCTGGTGGTGCTGACGGTGACGCTGTGGGCGCTGTTCCCCGGCCTGTTTACCCACGCGTCGCCGATTGAAGGCGTGCCGGGCGCGCAGCGGCTGGCGCCCGGCGGCGGCTACCTGCTCGGCACCGACCAACTGGGGCGCGACCTCTACACCCGCATCGTCTACGGTTCGGCGCATTCGCTGTCCGGCGCGGTGATCGCCGTGTCGCTGGGTCTGGTGTTCGGCAGCCTGCTGGGGCTGCTGGCAGGCGCGGTCGGCGGCCGGCTGGATACGCTGGTGATGCGGAGCGTCGATGTGCTGCTGGCGATCCCCGGCCTGCTGCTGGCATTGAGCGTCATCATCCTGCTGGGGTTCGGCAACCTGAACGCCGCTATCGCGGTCGGCGTGACCTCGGTGGCCAACTTCACCCGGCTGGTGCGCGCGGAAGTGCTGCGCGTGCGCCGTAGCGATTACGTCGAAGCCGCGTTTGGCAGCGGCGGCACCTTCTTTGGCGTGCTGTGGCGCCACATTCTGCCCAACTCGCTCACCAGCGTGCTGGCGTTTGCCGCGTTGCAGTTCGGCAGCGCGATTCTGGCGCTCGCCACCCTGAGCTTCCTCGGCTACGGCGCGCCGCCGCCGACGCCGGAATGGGGCTTGTTGATCGCCGAAGGCCGCAACTATCTCGCCACCGCCTGGTGGCTGACCACCTTCCCCGGCCTGCTGGTGGTCGCCGTAGTGTTGGCGACCAACCGCATCAGCCAGTCGATCCGGAGATCAACGCGATGA
- a CDS encoding TIGR04028 family ABC transporter substrate-binding protein — MSGFLNAQQKRGIGLLVSLALLGNSAQALAADASPKTGGTLIYLEQQPHTNLYPPAGGFYPNGGILNQITDKLTYQNPETLEIEPWIAESWTINADSTEYTFTLRPGVTFSDGTPLDANTVAKNFDTYGLGNKELNQPVSEVINNYLRSEVIDPLTVKFYFKKPSPGFLQGTAAIGSGLVSLSTLARNFNQLGDATRIIGSGPFVVSSEKPGRELKLAARKDYNWAPVKFTHQGRPYLDGITYLVTPEDSVRIGALVSGQADFIRQIQAYDEKRVQSEGIRIYAAPTRGVNNSVNFRPDNPLVADIRVRQALRYATNPKEIIQTLYSDNYLQATSVLAKTAAGYVNLADKLTFDPAAAARLLDDAGWKAGAQGVRQKDGQPLVLTAYESPPQPQNKEMLQLVAQQWARVGVKLNVLAGDAGTKTVDSLDPLKTGVSPGMVGRADPDVLKSQYYPTLRNVLLQKGGASDKVKTFEDAHLNALLDGIASATDRSKRLALVGEVQNYLIDQAYVIPIFEEPQVFAGRAATKGIGFEAVGRPSFYNTWLDK, encoded by the coding sequence ATGTCTGGTTTCTTGAACGCTCAGCAGAAGCGGGGGATTGGTCTGCTCGTTTCATTAGCGCTACTGGGGAATAGCGCTCAGGCGCTGGCCGCCGACGCATCGCCCAAAACCGGCGGCACCTTGATCTATCTGGAACAACAGCCGCACACCAATTTGTATCCGCCCGCAGGCGGCTTTTACCCCAACGGCGGCATCCTCAACCAAATCACCGACAAGCTGACCTACCAGAATCCGGAAACGCTCGAAATCGAGCCCTGGATCGCCGAATCCTGGACTATCAACGCCGACAGCACCGAATACACCTTCACGCTGCGCCCCGGCGTCACCTTCTCCGACGGCACCCCGCTGGATGCCAACACCGTCGCTAAAAATTTCGACACCTACGGGCTGGGCAACAAGGAACTGAACCAGCCGGTCTCCGAAGTGATCAATAACTATTTACGCAGCGAAGTCATCGACCCGCTGACGGTGAAGTTCTACTTCAAAAAACCGTCGCCCGGCTTCCTGCAAGGCACCGCCGCTATCGGTTCCGGGCTGGTGTCGCTGAGCACGCTGGCGCGCAACTTCAACCAGTTGGGCGACGCCACCCGCATCATCGGCTCCGGCCCGTTTGTGGTCAGCAGCGAAAAACCGGGACGCGAGCTAAAACTGGCGGCGCGCAAAGATTACAACTGGGCGCCGGTGAAATTCACCCATCAGGGCCGCCCCTATCTGGACGGCATCACCTATCTGGTGACGCCGGAAGACAGCGTGCGCATCGGCGCGCTGGTGTCCGGTCAGGCGGATTTTATCCGTCAGATTCAGGCTTATGACGAAAAGCGGGTGCAGAGCGAAGGCATACGGATCTACGCCGCGCCCACCCGCGGCGTCAACAACAGCGTCAACTTCCGGCCGGACAACCCGCTGGTGGCGGACATCCGGGTGCGTCAGGCGCTGCGTTACGCCACCAACCCGAAAGAGATCATCCAGACGCTGTATTCCGACAACTACCTGCAGGCGACCTCGGTGCTGGCGAAAACCGCCGCCGGCTACGTCAACCTCGCCGACAAGCTGACGTTCGACCCGGCCGCCGCCGCCCGCCTGCTGGACGATGCTGGCTGGAAAGCCGGCGCGCAGGGCGTCCGCCAGAAAGACGGTCAGCCGTTGGTGCTGACCGCCTACGAATCGCCGCCGCAGCCGCAAAACAAAGAGATGCTGCAACTGGTGGCGCAGCAGTGGGCCAGGGTAGGCGTGAAGCTGAACGTACTGGCGGGCGACGCGGGCACCAAAACCGTCGACAGTCTCGACCCGCTGAAAACCGGCGTGTCGCCGGGCATGGTGGGACGAGCCGACCCGGATGTACTGAAAAGCCAGTATTACCCGACGCTGCGTAACGTGCTGCTGCAAAAAGGCGGCGCCAGCGACAAGGTGAAAACCTTTGAAGACGCGCACCTCAACGCGCTGCTGGACGGCATCGCTTCCGCCACCGATCGCAGCAAACGGCTGGCGCTGGTGGGCGAAGTACAGAATTACCTGATCGATCAGGCGTACGTGATTCCAATTTTTGAAGAACCGCAGGTGTTCGCCGGGCGCGCCGCCACCAAAGGGATCGGCTTTGAAGCCGTGGGCCGCCCCAGTTTCTACAACACCTGGTTGGACAAGTAA